The sequence AAGGGGTTGATGTGCACGTGGAAGGGGTGATCCATCACCCCGTCGTTCACCAGCTCCCACTCCTCTGTGTCACCGAGGCGCACGGAGGTGTCGATACGGCCGTGGTCGAAGCCACGGCCATTGATCAGGAACACCATGCCCATGCCAGGGGCCATGCCGTGGTTGAGCACGAAGCGGCGCCTGCGCACTGGCGCCGGCAGGGGCTCCACCGGCAGCAGGCGCTCGGGCAGCTGCAGGGGCGTCACCGAGCCCGCGTAGTTCAGGGTGGCGATCGGCACCGGAGCCTGCTGCTCAAAGCCTGATCCCATCCTTCCCCTACCCATTCCCATTCCCCTCCCCATTCCCATTCCTCTACCCATGCCCATGCGGCTGCCCATGCCGCCCATCATTCCGCCGGAGCCTCTGGCGTAGGGAAGGTTGAGAAGCCGGTAACGACCACCCTGCCGCTCACCCCGCACCAGCACCTCAGCCCGCTCGCCGGGGGCCAGCAGCAGTTCCGCCAGCTCCACCGGTGCCTCGATGGCACCGCCATCGGTGGCGATCAGGTGGAAGGGATGTTCCTCGAGGGCCAGTCGCCAGAAGCGGGCATTGGAGGCGTTCACGATCCGCAGCCGCAGCAGACCCCCTGAGGGGATCGAAAGCGCCGGGTTCACCTGGCCGTTGACGGTGAGCATCTCACCCTCACGCCCCAGCATCATCCCCATGCCCATCGGGCTGAAGCCCCCTTGCCGGGGAAGGTCCTTGAGGAAGAGCACCTGCTCCTCGGCGGCCTGCACCTCGGCGATCTGATCCAGGGCACCACGCACGATGAGCACCCCTCCGAGGCCGCCGAACACCTGATCGGCCGTGGTGCCGTGGTGGTGGGGGTGGTAATAGAAGGTGCCGGCGGGATGGTCGCCCGGCAGGGTGAAGGCGTAGGTGTGGCTTGCGCCGGGGGCCACGCTCACGAACACGTTGTCAGCACTGCCGCCGGGAGGGATGTGGAGGCCGTGGTAGTGCAGGTTGGTGGGGCGGGACAGGCGGTTGTGCAGCTCGATCCGCACGGCATCGCCGGGTTCGGCCTCTAGCTGGGGCCCAGGCAGCAGGCCGTTGTAGGTGAGGGCCCTGGACGGGCCGCCCGGGATCGCCACAGGGGTGTCCTGGACCACCAGGTCCAGTTCCAGGCGTCCGCCGCTGGAGCGCAGACGGGACGGGGCTGGTACACCCGTGCTGGCTTGGGATCGAACCTGGGCGGGGCGTCCCAGCAGGGCTGAGCCGGCGGCGATGGCGGAAGCACCGCCAGCCATGGCAAGAAAGGAACGGCGACCGAGTTGCCCGCTCATCGCGCCCCGAAGCAGAGATCCGCAGGAAGGGGGTGCAGCAGCAAACGATCGATCGCCTGGCATCCCATGACCCTGCGGCGCTAATGGACTTTTTTCAGCGTATGGTCTCCACAGGGGTGGAGAGTCAAGCGGGGAGCATGCTTCTGCCCGGCCGCTCAGAGGGCAAAGAGCTCGTCGTACTGCGAGTACTCCGGCTTGCGCAATCCCTCCACCGCCAGCATCCGGCGCAGCTCGATGATCTCGGCCCGCTGGGCCACGATCACAGCCCGCGCGAAGCGCCGGATCGTGGGGTTGGTGCTCTTGGCCAGGGCGTCGTGGGCCATGATCAGCGCCCCGCCGTGGTGGTGGATCATCCCCTCGAGAAACCACACCACCCGGTTCTCTCGGGTGGGTCCGGAGCCCATCATCCGCATGCCGTCGATCTGGGCCTGGCTCATACGGGTCAGGCCGGAGAGGCTGTTCGGGTCACCACCTGGCGCCAACGCCACGGGATACACCGGCGCCTGGGGATACCAGGCCTTGCGCCACAGCCCCATGGCGCGGATTTCACTGGCCTGATCACGCCAAATTGTGTTGCCCAAGGCCCCTACGCCGGGCTGGTCGATCCCGAAGACGAATTCACTCATGCGCAGCGCACCGGTGTGGTGCTGCACCATGCCGTCGAGGAAACGCAAGTCGTAGGTGGCGCCGGCGGGGCCCACGTCATGGGCGTGGCCGGTGGTCGTCATGCCTGGCATGCCGTCCATGCCGCGATGACCCTCGTGGGGATCCATCTGGGCCAGGGCCGGGGAGGAGAGCAGCGCAGCCAGAGTCAGCGCAGACACCCCGAACCGAAAAGCGGATCCAGCCATGGGCAACGGGAAGGGAGAAGCAGGCGCTCCCAACGTATGGCCTCCACCTCACTGGAGAGTCAAGGAGCTGTGCGAGGGCATTGGCCCCAGGCCGCATCGTCTGTCACCCAGACGCTCTCTATCGCCAGGGAGTTCCTACCTGATTTCTAGGACCTTCATCAAAGAAACCATAGAGGCCTCAACGCTTGCCCCCAAATCATCACGCATCCAAATGACATCAACGACAGAAGGGTTGAACGATCCACGGAAGGTAAGAGCCTTGATGCGGTTGCTGAATGCGAACTGTTCGAAAATCGCAGAGAGTACGTATGCTTAAAGAGCTCCCCGCCCACGGTCGGGAGAACTCGGGCTTCACCATCCCCTGCTCTCAAGCCCGGAACCATCGCAATCCCTGGGTTCAGGACAGATCAGACACAGACTGTGGAGAACCGGATCGCTGTTCCATGCGCTCTTCGCTCCTCGCTCCTCCGGTGACTCCTACTGCTGCCGCTCCCGCCAGGCAGCGTTACCAGTGTGGCCACAGACAGGCCAGCGAGTGATGCACAGCAAGCGGGTCAATCAGACCATCAGGTCATGGCGCAGCTGTTGTGGTGAGACATGGGGAGGGACCTGCTGAAATCAACAGCCATTCTGCCTGCATCAGGCATTAAGTTTTTGAGATCCATTTCAATCCAACCAAACGGTTCACTCACAACCTGCAGATCTTCTGGCCGGTTGGACGCGCTTCAGACGCAAGGTTTGTAGAATGATCCAAGAGCATAGACTAAAACCAGACATTCAATTAGTCAACAGAGCAGGCCCACCTCGAGTCACGTGCTGTCTGGTTGAAGTTGGGCCTTCAAGCAAGCAAGCTCGTGACTACTCCATTGGACACTTCAGCTCAATCACAGTCAACAGAGTCTGCCAAGAGTCAGCTACTTCAAGCATCCCAACCCCATGATAGTGAGACAATTCAGATCCCCACTGCCAAGCCCCTTAGCAGGCAGCGCCATTGCATCAGCGCCAGAGCTGATTCCTGATCTGCCGCTCCATCTCTCGCGGCTTCTCATCAGTGCTGCAGGCACGAAAGCCTCGTATCACTTCATCGAGCGTATTCCCGCTGCTCATCGGATCATTCTTGTCAGCAACCACCGCAGCTTGCTGGATGTTCCATTGCTCATGGCAGCGCTGAACCGGCCCATAAGATTTGCATGCCACTACTACATGAGCAGGGTTCCAGGACTGAGGGAGATGGTCTCAGCGATGGGGGCGTTCCCTCTCGATGCACCACAACAAAGGCACAAGGACTTTTTCCAGAAGGCCGTCAGTCTGCTGCACGCGAAGGAAGTTGTCGGGATCTTTCCAGAAGGTGCCGAACCGATGGTTCGTTCAGCGACTCCAAATCAAATCAGCTCCTTCCACCGCGGCTTTGCCCACCTCGCCATGCGAGCTGGCGTTGGCGATGTGGCCATCCTGCCAGTGGGCATCGCTTCACTTCAAGAGCAGACAAGCAACCTCGCCCCACTCAGTCTGTTCAAACTGGCTGACCCGTCAGAGCCCTTGTTTGATCGTGGTGGCTGGCACCACAGCGTTCGTTATCAGCATGTACGTGTGCTTGTTGGGCACCCCATCTGGGTCAAAGACAAAGAAAGAGAGGAGTATTCCGGGCGAAGGGCTGGCTCACTTGCACGAGAGATAACCAACATCTGCCAGAATCAGATCATTGAACTGATACGCCAAGGCTACTCGTAACCGGCTCTGTCCTCCATGCCATTCTTCATCAATCCACTGCCTTCCCTCCTTGGCGAGCCTGCCAAGCCATCGCGTCCCCTGTTTATCTATCTGCCAGGGATGGATGGCACTGGAGATCTGTTGCGAACTCAACTTTCCGGGTTGCAAGCCTCATTCGATATCCGATGCCTTTCTATTCCCTCTAATGACATCACTGACTGGGATAGACTTGTTGAACAAGTAGCTCGGTTGATCACCAAGGAGCAGTGCCGGATTCAATCTCGCCCCGTCTATATCTGTGGCGAATCCTTTGGCGGCTGCCTGGCTTTGCGGCTTGCAGCTTCCTTCCCTGACATCTGCCAACATCTGATTCTTGTCAATCCTGCCACATCTGCTTTCCATCAACCGTGGGTCAGCTTAGGAGCATCAATCACACAGCGCTTGACGCCCTCACTGTATCGGTTGTCAACCTTTGGTCTGCTCCCACTTCTGATTCAGCCACAACGAGTCTCCCTGGCTAATCAACAGGCTTTATTGCAGGCCATGCAATCGGTTTCCCCCAGAAGTGCGGCCTGGAGGATTTCCCTGCTTGCCAATTTCGCGGTTGAGTCGCTGCCGTTGGGACGAATCCTGCAGCCCGCTTTACTGCTGGCGTCAGGCGCGGATCGGCTCCTTCCATCTCTTGACGCAGCAGGAAGACTCGCCCGACAACTGCCGAACGCCCGTACCGTGCAGCTTCCAGACAGTGGCCACGCCTGCCTGCTGGAATCCCAGGTGAACCTCGCCAAGCTGTTGAAGTCAACAGATTTCTTTGATCCTTCCAGCCGCGCCCGTCCCCTAAGCATGAGTCACGGTCATTGATATGGCGAGTCCTGACGATCAAGAAAAAACCTCCGGGCTTAGCCCGGAGGTTGACGACCATCTCGTATCCGCGAGGGCAGGGAATCGGCTACGGGGTGCCGATCATCGAGGCTCAAAAGGAGCGAGATCGCTGGGGCGGGAGAGAACGAATCCCACCATCCCGGTCAGGAGGACGACAAGGGCGATGACACTGATGATGGCGGCGGAGTAGTCAGTACCCTTGGCGATCAACCCAGTCCGATCTGGGACAGGATGCCTTGGCCGGTGAGCAACTCGGTGGATAGTCCGATCACGAAGCCGAGCATGGCAAGACGGCCGTTCCAGGTTTCAGCAAAAGCGCTGAAGCCAAAGCGGGCGGAGGAGTCAGACATGCCTGTGGTGCGGTACTCAGACAATCGTAACACAATGTAAAGGGCGTGTCGGGCCATCCGCTGGCATGGACCCATCACCGCCTTCCGTAGCAATCCCATGACCCCATGGCTCAGGCCGTATTGGCCATCGCATCGTCCGGGGCTTGGGTAGGGGGGGGGTGACAGTGGCAGCTTCCTGGAGGTGGCTATGGGTGGCTCAGCGCTGGAGGCTCCGATTGTTTCCCCGGTGGTACGCATCAGACCGGGCAGGAAGGCCACCAACAAAACGAGGGCGGGCAGTCCTGCAAACAGAAGGATGGCGAAGAATTAACCCATGGCAAGCTGGGCAATGGAATTTTCATGTAATATCTCGAACCTCTTTGGGATGTGGATTGGGATGCAACCCTTTACAGGATCTGATTGATAGACAGATCAGCCGTGACGGAGCATGGCGCCCAAGCCAATTTGCTGAAGAATTCCCTGAACGGGTATCATCTCAACCACCAAGCCGCTGTCATAATTCTGGTCGGCCAGGTGAATCCGCGGTTCAATAATACGTGGAGCCAGCAACTAGATGTCTTTGGAACCCCACATTCCGCCGTTTGATTCAGCATGGCTGGTGACAGACGGCGGCTGTTGGCTCTTGTTTGAAGCTGACATTGCGATAAGTCCGTTAGAGTGAACTCTGAGATTGACTCGAAGAAGCAGCACTTGACAGGAACAGCCAGACCAAGAAGCACGAGCCCATGGAGGTTCGTGAATTTTTGATGCGCCTCGACACGGACCTGATCGATCACGAGCAGGTTTTCTCTTCATGAGATCAGCCTAGGTCGAAAGACGGCTCCACACCACCTAAGCTTTCACCATGCCAGTCAATGGCGGATTCCCCTTCCTGCTCTGATCAGCCAGGCAAGGCAAATCAATGCCTCCAGGCGGGAACCCGTACCAGGTTGTTGGGAGTCGCTGGCTCGAACTTGGCCCTGAGGAAAGTTGCTCTCGCTGAAGCTGTGGGCTGCGAAGGCCAGCGTGATGTCCCCGGTCGACAGCTCGCCGTAGTCACCTGATTCGTGCAGGAACTTCTGCTGGAGCTGGAAGGCCTGCATGAAAACCGCCATGGAGGCCTCAACGCTTGGCACATCAGTTCTCACGTATCCGAGTTTCATCAAAGTCAGAGAGGATGGCCTGCATGGCCGCTGCCCCCGATGACTCCTCCCCCCAGCCCCCTGCGCTCGCCCAGGCCCACCCCCCCCGCACCCGACGACCACGATGCCGACGACAGGCTGGTGGATCGGGGCTTGCCCCTCGGCATGCGGCTGCTGGCCCTGGTAGGGGCGTTGTCGTTCGTGATGCTGGGGCTGAACAGCCTGCTGCCGGTGTTGCAGCCACCGCCCACACCGCCCTCAATGCCGGATCAGCGCGAGGGCAACCTCACCTGAGCGGATGCCCTCTGCCCCTTCGCCCCCTGCCGCTTGAAAGACCCGGCCGTCTGGGACCAGCTGCTGCAGCGCTATGTGGATGGCGACGGCAGGGTGGATTACGCCGGCTGGCAGAGCAGGGATGCGGCCACCCTCCGCGCCTGGCTGGCCGCCCAGACGGCCCACACCGAAGGGCGCCAGGAGCAGCTGGCCCACTGGATCAACCTCTACAACGCCTTCACGGTTCAGGCCGTTTTGGAGGCCTACCCGATCGCCTCGATCCGCCCCAGCCTGCCGGGACTGCCGAACTGGGTCGGTTTTCTGCGCTTCTTTCAGCGGCCGCTGCACCGGCTGCAGGACGGCTGCTTCAGCCTGGCCCAGATCGAAAATCAGCTGTTGCGTCAGCTCGGTGATCCGCGCATTCACTTCGCGATCGTGTGTGCCTCGGTGGGTTGTCCCTTGCTCCGCCAGCGCGCCTACCGCACCGACGCCGTGGAGCAGCAGCTCGAAGCTGACCTTCACCGCTTCATCCACAACCCCGCCAAGGTGCGCTTTGAGCGGGAGCGCAACATCCTCTGGGTCAGCCGGATCTTTCAGTGGTACAGGGCTGACTTTCTGGCGGTGAGTGCCTCTCTGCCCGGCTACATCCTGCCCCGGTTGGGAGATGGAATTCCCCCATGTCCTGAGCCCCAGGTGCGGTTCCTGCCCTACGACTGGAGCCTCAATCAGCAGAGGGGCTGAGTCGGCGTGCTCTCAGCGAACGTCGTCATAGAAGCGCCGCAGGTGCCGAGGTGGCAGGCCCAGGCCCCAGAGGATGCCGATGCCGAGATAGGTGGCCATGGCCTTGCCGGCCCCCCAGGCCCGCACGCGGCGATCGGAGCTCACCACCACCCGGCGGATCAGCCGGATCCTGCCCTGCTTCAGCAGCCTGAAGCAGAGG is a genomic window of Cyanobium sp. NS01 containing:
- a CDS encoding chlorophyll a/b-binding protein, with protein sequence MSDSSARFGFSAFAETWNGRLAMLGFVIGLSTELLTGQGILSQIGLG
- a CDS encoding alpha/beta fold hydrolase; the encoded protein is MPFFINPLPSLLGEPAKPSRPLFIYLPGMDGTGDLLRTQLSGLQASFDIRCLSIPSNDITDWDRLVEQVARLITKEQCRIQSRPVYICGESFGGCLALRLAASFPDICQHLILVNPATSAFHQPWVSLGASITQRLTPSLYRLSTFGLLPLLIQPQRVSLANQQALLQAMQSVSPRSAAWRISLLANFAVESLPLGRILQPALLLASGADRLLPSLDAAGRLARQLPNARTVQLPDSGHACLLESQVNLAKLLKSTDFFDPSSRARPLSMSHGH
- a CDS encoding DUF547 domain-containing protein is translated as MKDPAVWDQLLQRYVDGDGRVDYAGWQSRDAATLRAWLAAQTAHTEGRQEQLAHWINLYNAFTVQAVLEAYPIASIRPSLPGLPNWVGFLRFFQRPLHRLQDGCFSLAQIENQLLRQLGDPRIHFAIVCASVGCPLLRQRAYRTDAVEQQLEADLHRFIHNPAKVRFERERNILWVSRIFQWYRADFLAVSASLPGYILPRLGDGIPPCPEPQVRFLPYDWSLNQQRG
- a CDS encoding 1-acyl-sn-glycerol-3-phosphate acyltransferase, which codes for MIVRQFRSPLPSPLAGSAIASAPELIPDLPLHLSRLLISAAGTKASYHFIERIPAAHRIILVSNHRSLLDVPLLMAALNRPIRFACHYYMSRVPGLREMVSAMGAFPLDAPQQRHKDFFQKAVSLLHAKEVVGIFPEGAEPMVRSATPNQISSFHRGFAHLAMRAGVGDVAILPVGIASLQEQTSNLAPLSLFKLADPSEPLFDRGGWHHSVRYQHVRVLVGHPIWVKDKEREEYSGRRAGSLAREITNICQNQIIELIRQGYS
- a CDS encoding multicopper oxidase family protein, yielding MSGQLGRRSFLAMAGGASAIAAGSALLGRPAQVRSQASTGVPAPSRLRSSGGRLELDLVVQDTPVAIPGGPSRALTYNGLLPGPQLEAEPGDAVRIELHNRLSRPTNLHYHGLHIPPGGSADNVFVSVAPGASHTYAFTLPGDHPAGTFYYHPHHHGTTADQVFGGLGGVLIVRGALDQIAEVQAAEEQVLFLKDLPRQGGFSPMGMGMMLGREGEMLTVNGQVNPALSIPSGGLLRLRIVNASNARFWRLALEEHPFHLIATDGGAIEAPVELAELLLAPGERAEVLVRGERQGGRYRLLNLPYARGSGGMMGGMGSRMGMGRGMGMGRGMGMGRGRMGSGFEQQAPVPIATLNYAGSVTPLQLPERLLPVEPLPAPVRRRRFVLNHGMAPGMGMVFLINGRGFDHGRIDTSVRLGDTEEWELVNDGVMDHPFHVHINPFQVISRNGTPEPWRAWRDVVLLRPGETVRIRTRFDDFAGRTVYHCHILDHEELGMMGTLEISA
- a CDS encoding DUF305 domain-containing protein, encoding MDPHEGHRGMDGMPGMTTTGHAHDVGPAGATYDLRFLDGMVQHHTGALRMSEFVFGIDQPGVGALGNTIWRDQASEIRAMGLWRKAWYPQAPVYPVALAPGGDPNSLSGLTRMSQAQIDGMRMMGSGPTRENRVVWFLEGMIHHHGGALIMAHDALAKSTNPTIRRFARAVIVAQRAEIIELRRMLAVEGLRKPEYSQYDELFAL